The genomic region CGAATACGATCAGAAGCGTTACTCAGGAGAGCTATTTTGGCGGTGGAATGCGAGTGGTCCCTATCTGCTTCGGCGGCGCCGCGGGATCGAGCCGGCGTGAAGAGTACAGGGAAATTCGTCGCGTTCTTCGGGCTGGACGAGCCGCCGGAAAAGGCTCCGAAGTTCGTCCGTGGCGTCCCCATCGACAAGGCAATGGACCCGGACACGCTGCTGGCGACGCAGATGAACGGCGCGGCGCTTTCCAAGCATCATGGCTATCCCGTGCGCGCGCTCGCCCCGGGCTGGATTGGAGCAGCGTCCTGTAAGTGGCTGGCTGACATTCGCGTCCTCGACAAAGAGTACGAAGGCAACTTCATGAAGCCGGGCTATCGATGCCGAACAACCCGGTAACCAAGGGCGGCGACATCATCGGTGACACGACGCCCATCACGCGCCTGAACGTCAAGTCGCTGATCAGGCGCCCGAGCGACGGAACGAAGGTAAAGGCGGACAGGCCGGTGCAACTCTCAGGCGTGGCATGGGCCGGCGATGCGGGACGTTACCAAGGTTGCAGTGTCAACCGACGGCCAGAGCTGGCAACCGGCACAACTCGGAAAAGATCGCGCGAAATACGCTTGGCGCATGTGGCAGTACGCGTGGAAACCGGGCAAGGCGGACGAGTACATGGTCATGGTTCGGGCCTATTGCTTCGCATAAATTCTAGCCATGCTCGATTTTCGGCCCGACAGCAGC from Terriglobia bacterium harbors:
- a CDS encoding molybdopterin-dependent oxidoreductase codes for the protein MKSTGKFVAFFGLDEPPEKAPKFVRGVPIDKAMDPDTLLATQMNGAALSKHHGYPVRALAPGWIGAASCKWLADIRVLDKEYEGNFMKPGYRCRTTR